The nucleotide sequence AGATTATTGATTCTAGAGACTGCATGAACTATTTACttttcaaaatgattgatttatttGTCACACCACACGACTTTCTAAGTGAAATGCAAACTAAAAGGcggataaaaatagaaaaaagtcaTCATAACACCTAAAATACACTTGCAttacacatacaaataaattacaacctaaacctttaaataaaataacttcatGTCTGTGTTGTTTTGTCAATAAGTAACAGTATAATTCTCTGCTTCTGTTATACTATTTTCCAGTGTATCTGAATGGGGATAGTGAAACATTTTCTCTATTTGTGTTCTAGACGTATATTAAGAGCATGGATAAGGATTTTGTGGCGGCCAGCATTCAGGCCATTGGTCGCTGTGCTACGAACATCGGCGAGGTCAGAGACACCTGTCTGAATGGACTCGTACAGCTGCTGTCTAATAGAGACGGTAAGATTGCAAGATGGAGCGCAAGGAAATGCAACAGAACTATTTTAGATGCCCACACTGCCATTAATTATCCATAAAGTGAGAACCACTCAGGCAGACATCAAAAGTAGATGCTCCGATGTCAGATGGGGTTCTTATCATGCAAAAGAAGGAAAATATGAGCCTCTGACTTTGTAACATGCAAATGTTCCTGTAAATCTTCTTTAAATGCACTTGAAATTGACCCATCATATGCTGTAAAAGAACAGAAGGGTGCAATGCAATGGcgaaagacatctgtcagatAATGCTAAGTAATATTCGGTGTGTgtttctttgtttgattgtctgtgtgtgttttcagagttGGTTGTGGCTGAATCAGTGGTGGTGATCAAAAAGCTTCTGCAGATGCAGCCCGAACAGCATAGCGACATCATCAAACACATGGCCAAACTCATTGACAACATCCAGGTAGAGTTGTGAGCTGAACTTCCTATTTTCATGTTTCAGACAGACTCTGTAGTcctgattatgtgtgtgtgcatcaggtGCCCATGGCCCGAGCGAGCATCCTGTGGCTGATCGGAGAATACTGCGAACATGTCCCCAAAATCGCCCCCGACGTCCTGAGAAACATGGCCAAGACCTTCACGAACGAGGAAGATATTGTCAAGCTGCAGATTATCAATCTGGCTGCCAAACTGTACCTTACTAACTCAAAACAGGTGAGGTGAAGAACATGGTTATGGCCATTTGTACAAAAAAGCagtgttttattttagctttatttcaattaacggaaatcttttgaatagttttagttaTAGATAACTGTTAACTGGTGTTTAACATACTATGATAAATGATCGGAAGCACATTAGCAGTACGCAAGATGCCTTGCATTATGCAACATGACGAGACTCATAAATGAATGCAAGCAAGAAAATAAATGGGTAGAATGAAACACAATGAAAACTGAAACACACAGTGCATCAGTCTGGATGAAAGCTGGGAAAACCCAACGTGAATCATTGTTTAATCAAGCGAGACAATCTCTGTCTGCATGTCATATTATTTAGATGCACACAAGTGCATTGCCTGTCAGGCATGAAACTCTTGAGAATTCAATTcctttgtttctttcattttcttttctgtctttcagaCTAAACTGTTGACACAATATGTACTGAACCTAGCGAAATATGATCAAAACTATGACATCAGAGATCGTGCCCGCTTTATACGCCAACTCATTGTGCCCACTGATAAGAGCGGTGCTCTTAGCAAATACGCAAAGAAGCTTTTCCTTGCACTCAAGCCTGCCCCTGTCCTGGAGTCTACATTTAAAGGTAAAGGTTTTCATCTTAGTTTGTTTTAGTTCTAGTTAACTCAAAAAATCCAGATTTGCATGTATATCTGAACACATTTTTACTCTTGAGATTACTGGGACCTTCAGGAAAAAATCTGAGGGGCAGGAGACAATTatagatctcatttgtgatttttctttttttttaatttctttgcaGACAGAGATCACTTCCAGCTGGGGTCACTGTCTCATCTGCTGAACGCTAAAGCCGGCGGATACCAGGAGCTGCCTGACTGGCCCGAATCGGCGCCTGACCCATCCGTGCGCAACGTGGAGGTGAAGGATTCTGTGTGTGCAAGGCGAACAGTTCTGACAGGGCCAGAGGGCGCAGGGGTGCTTCTCCTACAgaccaccagagggagctccAACATGCAAGATCTCCCAAAGAAATGCCCCAAAGCGCTGACCAAAACAATCACGCTCAATCACTTTTATATCCTCACTTTCCTCGCTCATTAGCATAACTCCACCCTCATAATGCATAAATCACACAGTCTGCATTTCAGCGGGGTGGTAGCTACTCATCCTGCAGCCCGATTGGTTGATGTGTCAGAATTATTTCCCTTGGTAATAGAGTGCAATAGTCCAGGTCCAGAAGTAAAAAATTTTCTTAATAGCAGAATGTGAGTTACAAGGTTTTCAATCAATGGTGTataccaggggtgtcaaactcagttcctggagggccggagcccttCGTTCCAACCCAGCTCCAACACGCATATCACATAGTTTTTCAAATAAaccctgaaggacttgattagttggatcagctgtgtttaattagggttgaatctgaactctgcagggctccggccctccaggaattgagtttgacacccctgttatatgcttttgttgaagtAACTTTAAATAATCACGTTTAACTGAAATTCTGATGAATGCTGATGAAAAACTACACATCCCATAATTCAGCAGAGaacctccaccaatcagagagtcaCAATAAGGAAATCGCACCAAAAGAAGTATTGTGCACCCACACTCTCATGAAACACTGCAAGTAATGAAGAGTGAATATTTGTATGCACAGTATGCATAGATTGCTATAAATGtgtcaaatatattttgtttatatatgtatatatatttatatgtgtgtgactttttttaaaatatctagGGAAGAAATGATGGAAAAAAATTCCTCCAGAACCAACACAGCAGAAAACTGTATTGTTGCACTCTATTAACAGCATGTCAAAAATTGTCGTTAAAGAGTTTAACTTGAACACCGAACATTCCTTCAAACggaaattataaaaaacaaattctAGAATCTTGTCTGAATGCTAGAGCTGAATGCTTTACTTGTGGTTctagaattatttttaaatcactgaGAGTTCTAGAACTGACTAGACTGACACGCCCACGTACATTAACATATGCCACGCCTCCCTTATTAAAATTCCATTATCGAATCTGCATATGCATGAGGTCTGTATAACACACTGATCGGTCAGGGTCTTGATTCCAGCTTCAGGTTTTTGTCTGCATAATCGTATTTGTTATTTCAAAAAGCACTCATCTTTCACTGCAGATTTCTTGTCGTAGATGGGTGTGTTATCAGTTTCATCCCCTTTCTgacagtctgtctgtctctttatgTTCCCACCCACCATATTATGCAGCAAGAGGAGGTCATAGACACCAGTGAGGGCCGAATGGGTCTCTTGGGAGACTGGAGAGAGGTGCCCGCAAGAGTGCAGTGGcttctctctctgtcctctaTCTGTGTAGTCGGGTCGCCTGGCTCGACCTTCCTGCActaaagtgtgtgtttttgtgtctcaATCTGAAATCTACTGACCTCATTTTCTGCCAAGCAAACCATCACATGGCTAAACCTTCATATTAATGTTGCACTTCCATTACTGTGACACCAAATGCTCAGCAAAGCATTAAAACATCATCCTAATACAGATTTGTGATTGACATATTGAGTACATGATTAGAGACCTTCTGAAAGTTCTAAACTAAGGGGTGAATTCACTAAACAGACACTTTTGCATATGATATTTCAATGCAAACTAAGCACATGCTAATTTAATTAGCCGCGGTATCTAATGGTATGTCCAAGACAGCTGGTGGTAAACAGAAATAGAGTGTTTGTGAGCATTTTAATCAAAGAAATAGAATAATATAACTGACTGGAATAACAGCTATAGCAATATTTTTCTGTCCCTGTAAACTATGTCAAATTATCCGTTTGCGGTTGCAGAACCTGTCGCGTTCATACCCAGCTAACAAAAgtatgttctaagaatgttttattaataatttacttgtgAAAACGCTGTTTCTgttgttctctgaacattcaaaacattcacttatttaaaaatatttaaaaaacatttggttaTATGAACTGTTAAATGTAGTcaattttaaaacgtaatttgaAAAACGTTAGACGAACATCTAAcagaaaaatgtaagaaaaaaaaaaggttccattaatgatgtataaatacaataaaaattttgCGCTAATGTTTTGAAAACATAAATGAAGACCAGATAATTTTAAACTAACTTTCTATTAACGTTACTGGAAGAGGGTTTGTTCATTAGCCAAAGTTCTGAgaacgttccctgttagctgggtcaTCGCTTAGCACTTAATAATGAACCAAATGTTTATGAGTTGTGCTGTGCAGATGGATTTCAGCATTCaatttgtgagtgtgtttatgctGTTACCATTTACATAATTTGCATTGAAAAATAATGACTGCTAAATTGAACGAATTTAGTAAATTGAACGCTAGAACATCACTGGCCGATGTAAATAATGCTATTCATTCTGAGTGAATTCCCCCTTATTTgctcgttcacaccaagaacgataactataacgataactatTAGCAACCACACCAATGGTTTATGAAAAGCATGCACTGCAGTTTTGTTGTCTGACACTTTAAATGCTTACATGCTTTAAAGTCGGATGCATCCTGATTGGatgttaacatttttattgttcaGCAGCTCGAAAAATTTTTTCAATGATTTTCTTTCTGATGTTCTTTTATGTCAGGGATGTCacactcagttcctggagggccacactcctgcacagtttagattgaaccctaattaaacaaacctgaTCAAGCTAATCATATAGTTACGATTTATCCTCTATATAAAGTTATCGTTCTTGATATGAACGCAACACTTTCAGTTGCTTTGACTGAAGCTGTTAGCGAAAAATGGACGTAAAACGCATCCAAATACGTTTTAATCTGTTGACAAGTGCAACCTGAATCCTTGTGTGTACTTTTTAAATCtttcttttctgttctgttcttttctttccTCTTCTTCTGGCCATCTCACAGCATCATTATTgcgtttctttttattctttcctgTTTGCCAGGTTATTAGGCTGCTCGAAAGAGTCACCACTTTAACCAGCGTGAGTCTGTCAGTCACCCTTAGCGTCAGACCCAAAGAGCTTTTGCCACCAGCCTAGCGTAGCGTCTGTACTGTGCTAGATCAGCCTTTCCCGTTCCTCAGCCCTTGCTCTATGATTAAAGACCAGAATCCTCCAAAACACCCCAGAAATGGCCTACAGCACTGGTGCTAGTTGCTAATCACTTATCTACTTTCTAATCACCACGCTGATTCTAGCTTAAAGTCAGATGAATCTTGGGTAAATCAGTGCTGGTGGTCTTTGGGGTCTTTTTTAGGATGTGATctctttaattaaatgtttaagcgTACACAACAAGAACAAAAGTGGCCATGAATGCACAACCTTCCCTGCTGTAAACCTCAAACGCTGAGCGAAGAGAGGCACGTCTCTCTAGAACTGTAATTTTATTGACCTATGAGTGTAAACAAAGATGTTTGCTGCTTTTAAAGAGGCATTCATGGCCGTTATATGATCCTCTTTCTCCGTTTAGGCCCTCCGGATGTACTTGAGCTTGTTTTGATGGTGTTTTGCGATCCTTTGCAGATTCCAGACTGGAGCAAATGCACAAGCCGGAAGGATCGTAAGGAGAAGAAAGCAGAGAAACCATTCTACTCCGACTCAGACGGAGAATCTGGTCCAACCGAATCAGCAGATAGCGGTAACTGTGGTGAACGCTACATCTCGTAAATGGGAAAATTTAGTTATTAGCCATATAGGAAGCTATCACATTAGACAGCATGCCTTGGTTATTATCTTAACTAAAAACGTCTTACACAAAACGTTTTAAACAAAAAgtctttattatgtatttattacaaaaatacataaatcatgcaaatattgaaaaaaaaagttatttacatgagattcaacattgataaacacaatgttacattttaattagattcctttattagtgaataaaaatgatttcagttTTAAAGTATTTTCACCACCAGTTTGAATGAAAATTTACATTAAGCTCATTACAGTGCTAATCTTATTTCGTGCTAGTTAATATGATTTTGCTCGCTCACCTGACAGAATCAGATTCAGGCAGCGGTTCAGAAAGTGCTAGCGCCAGTGATGAAAGCGGCTCTGGTTCAGAGAGTGGAGAAGAGACTGAgtctgaagaggaagaggaagatgaggaggaggaaaagaaaaagaaaagaaagaagcatctGGACAAAACCAAAGCCAAGAAACCAGTAGAGGAGAGCACAGAGAGGTGCGCCATCCACACATCACACCAAATCAATGTCAATAACTTGTGTTTCACCAGTGTCTCATGTTCTGCTCCTCACTCCCACAGCGAGCAGAGCAGTGGCTCCGAGGAGAGAAAACGAGGCAGGAAGGCTGTGAAGAATCAGAAAAGTGCCTCAGAATCAGAGAGCGAATCAGAAAGCAGCGAATCAGGGGACGAGTCGGAGGATGAGTCAGAGGAGGAGTCTGAGTCCGACACTGACATCAGGAAGAAGAAGGTTGGGCTAGATTAAAATAGAATACTAGCTTACTACATAGTTAATACTGTGCATTATATACAGCATACtgtgtgctgcttttttttttaataataaactcaACTTAAAAGTAGTATGCTACTGTTGTCACATGAGCTGCATAGGAGATTAAACAATGCAGACAGTGAGTTAACAGTACTATTATGCTATTTTGATGTTAATCTTATGGATAAGAGTTCATGTTAAATGTTTTCTGATTTCCCTTAGACGCCTGTATCAAAACAACCTCCCAAACAATCCAAAAAAGAGAGCAAGAAGGAGACGCAGGAAATGTCTTTGCTGGATCTGGATGACTGTGAGTAAAACCGCTCACACATTCAAGATCAAAGACATATGCTTGAATGTTAAAGCACAATTGGTCTTTCCCTCTCCCAGTTGAACCAGCTCCAGCATCGGCTCCAGTGACTCCGGTTAACTTCATGTCCAGTAGTCTGGTGTCTGATCTGGAGGGTTTGTCACTGACTGACACTATTCTAGCACCTACAGTGAGTTTTGGGCCAAAGTACAATTGTAAATGTGCAATAAATACAGCAGAAATATTGTCATAACTTTGCAGAAAGAGTCTGCagaaaaagttattttctctcttataatttttttataattgtttttatgcatctctttttatttttttcagaatacaaaaaagaaaatttaacatttttgtttttaaatattgtatttaagacctttttcattttatattttacattttgaatataaagttaaacaacagcagttactttaaatataaatcttttgtaacattataaatgtttttactgtcacttttgatcaattgaattcattactttgctgaataaaagtttttatttcttttcaagaaaaaaaaataattctggcCCCAAACGGCACTGTATAGTATAATTGATTCGATATATGTAAAACTCTCTTCTGTTTTCTCACAGACAATCACTCCTTCTGGTTCGATAAAGATGTATGAGCTCCTACATCGTATAACAGGTGAGGGTCTTGCGGTTGAGTATTGCTTCAGCCGGCAGCCCTTCAGTCCAGACCCTAACATGGTGGCCGTCCAGATCCAGTTTACCAACAACACCAACTCTGAGACCAAAAACCTGCATATCGAGGAGCCCAGGCTGCAGTGTGGGATGAGGATCCGTGAGTTCGCTGAGATAGGTCAGCAACCCTGCACTTTATGAGATTTTCTAAACAAGCTTTTAACTACTTtaggtttatttttgttctgtttgtatgCGTTCTTTCAGACGTGTTATCAGCAGGTGAATCGGTTACTGTAGTGATGGGCATAGATTTCTGTGATTCTACACAAGCAGCAAACTTTCAGCTGTGGTGAGTGTTTAAGAAGAGCTAAATTATAAACTTTAATTTTCCTGATGTCCACTTATATCCCATCTCCGTTaacaccagtaaaatatggagtgccacaaggatctgtcttaGGTCCTTTGCTGTTTTCAGTGGACAGAACTTTCACAGAAAATTCTAAAGTAACTACCAGTAATAGTTCCATAATGTAATGGTTAGCAGTAGCagaacattcttagaacatatttttgttagctagTAAGTCACcttgacattaaataaaaatagaatggtCCATTTATGGTCGTAATTTAGCTTTTCATGGCAATTCTTCGCCCTTACAATTAAACGGGCTGCATATTTGTTTATGTAAATCACCTCCATTCATATAAATCATATAACAGTTTCTTGACTCCAATTCCAAGCATCTTTGTTTACTTTTTTCAGTACTCACACCCGCAAATTCTTCGCTTCCATCCAGCCGCCTGTCGGGGAGCTAATGACACCAGTATTTCTGACAGAAAACGACTTCAAGAAGGAGCAAGGTAAGAGAATGTCAGCCCATCCTTGTTTTAGCAGCCCCAGTTGCTCTATAGATTTCCTCGAAACGCTGTCATTTCTTTCTTCCTGTGTTAGCAGTGTCTCTCTGAAATTCATTTTCAACAGATCatatgacagagagagaaattatGTCTCTCTTTTATTATTCATGAAATATAAATTTCATGTTCCATGGCTTTTCCTAATCTGAATTCTTCCATTGTGCATTATAATACTACATATTTGCGTGACCAGAATTTGGGCTTTTGGTACCTAAGACCCCTTTCTCATAATTTGCATGCAAGCATGAGCTTCTTGCTAAACTCATTAAATCATTGCTCTCATA is from Carassius auratus strain Wakin chromosome 25, ASM336829v1, whole genome shotgun sequence and encodes:
- the LOC113043166 gene encoding AP-3 complex subunit beta-2-like isoform X6, giving the protein MSASSAFIDEKGGSASEPEYGHDPASGGIFSSDYKRHDDLKEMLDSNKDSLKLEAMKRIVAMIARGKNASDLFPAVVKNVACKNIEVKKLVYVYLVRYAEEQQDLALLSISTFQRGLKDPNQLIRASALRVLSSIRVTIIVPIMMLAIKEAASDMSPYVRKTAAHAIPKLHSLDPDQKDQLIEVIEKLLADKTTLVAGSVVMAFEEVCPDRIDLIHKNYRKLCNLLIDVEEWGQVVIINMLTRYARTQFLNPNINESLLEENSEKAFYASDDEEEEDKKDEVAPLAKRKPYVMDPDHRLLLRNTKPLLQSRNAAVVMAVAQLYFHLAPKAEVGIIAKALVRLMRSHSEVQYVVLQNVATMSIKRRGMFEPYLKSFYIRSTDPTQIKILKLEVLTNLANETNISTILREFQTYIKSMDKDFVAASIQAIGRCATNIGEVRDTCLNGLVQLLSNRDELVVAESVVVIKKLLQMQPEQHSDIIKHMAKLIDNIQVPMARASILWLIGEYCEHVPKIAPDVLRNMAKTFTNEEDIVKLQIINLAAKLYLTNSKQTKLLTQYVLNLAKYDQNYDIRDRARFIRQLIVPTDKSGALSKYAKKLFLALKPAPVLESTFKDRDHFQLGSLSHLLNAKAGGYQELPDWPESAPDPSVRNVEVKDSIPDWSKCTSRKDRKEKKAEKPFYSDSDGESGPTESADSESDSGSGSESASASDESGSGSESGEETESEEEEEDEEEEKKKKRKKHLDKTKAKKPVEESTESEQSSGSEERKRGRKAVKNQKSASESESESESSESGDESEDESEEESESDTDIRKKKTPVSKQPPKQSKKESKKETQEMSLLDLDDFEPAPASAPVTPVNFMSSSLVSDLEGLSLTDTILAPTTITPSGSIKMYELLHRITGEGLAVEYCFSRQPFSPDPNMVAVQIQFTNNTNSETKNLHIEEPRLQCGMRIREFAEIDVLSAGESVTVVMGIDFCDSTQAANFQLCTHTRKFFASIQPPVGELMTPVFLTENDFKKEQGKLMGMNEISEKLTLGEKCVNEHVIVERVTATANLSRVPCGSDKECRFAGKTVSSGCLVLVTVSTKEGGRAQLTVNCEKMLIGTMLVKDIMQALSQ
- the LOC113043166 gene encoding AP-3 complex subunit beta-2-like isoform X3, coding for MTTMQRLLQLPANAVNMVKSVQGGSQGQEEALSPVLTPDSGPQNWYNAVQPEELRHLRSGGTGGGGEGSEDRPGLEEGLTSLQSQPLRHDDLKEMLDSNKDSLKLEAMKRIVAMIARGKNASDLFPAVVKNVACKNIEVKKLVYVYLVRYAEEQQDLALLSISTFQRGLKDPNQLIRASALRVLSSIRVTIIVPIMMLAIKEAASDMSPYVRKTAAHAIPKLHSLDPDQKDQLIEVIEKLLADKTTLVAGSVVMAFEEVCPDRIDLIHKNYRKLCNLLIDVEEWGQVVIINMLTRYARTQFLNPNINESLLEENSEKAFYASDDEEEEDKKDEVAPLAKRKPYVMDPDHRLLLRNTKPLLQSRNAAVVMAVAQLYFHLAPKAEVGIIAKALVRLMRSHSEVQYVVLQNVATMSIKRRGMFEPYLKSFYIRSTDPTQIKILKLEVLTNLANETNISTILREFQTYIKSMDKDFVAASIQAIGRCATNIGEVRDTCLNGLVQLLSNRDELVVAESVVVIKKLLQMQPEQHSDIIKHMAKLIDNIQVPMARASILWLIGEYCEHVPKIAPDVLRNMAKTFTNEEDIVKLQIINLAAKLYLTNSKQTKLLTQYVLNLAKYDQNYDIRDRARFIRQLIVPTDKSGALSKYAKKLFLALKPAPVLESTFKDRDHFQLGSLSHLLNAKAGGYQELPDWPESAPDPSVRNVEIPDWSKCTSRKDRKEKKAEKPFYSDSDGESGPTESADSESDSGSGSESASASDESGSGSESGEETESEEEEEDEEEEKKKKRKKHLDKTKAKKPVEESTESEQSSGSEERKRGRKAVKNQKSASESESESESSESGDESEDESEEESESDTDIRKKKTPVSKQPPKQSKKESKKETQEMSLLDLDDFEPAPASAPVTPVNFMSSSLVSDLEGLSLTDTILAPTTITPSGSIKMYELLHRITGEGLAVEYCFSRQPFSPDPNMVAVQIQFTNNTNSETKNLHIEEPRLQCGMRIREFAEIDVLSAGESVTVVMGIDFCDSTQAANFQLCTHTRKFFASIQPPVGELMTPVFLTENDFKKEQGKLMGMNEISEKLTLGEKCVNEHVIVERVTATANLSRVPCGSDKECSTPPPPPAPVYRFAGKTVSSGCLVLVTVSTKEGGRAQLTVNCEKMLIGTMLVKDIMQALSQ
- the LOC113043166 gene encoding AP-3 complex subunit beta-2-like isoform X2, whose product is MTTMQRLLQLPANAVNMVKSVQGGSQGQEEALSPVLTPDSGPQNWYNAVQPEELRHLRSGGTGGGGEGSEDRPGLEEGLTSLQSQPLRHDDLKEMLDSNKDSLKLEAMKRIVAMIARGKNASDLFPAVVKNVACKNIEVKKLVYVYLVRYAEEQQDLALLSISTFQRGLKDPNQLIRASALRVLSSIRVTIIVPIMMLAIKEAASDMSPYVRKTAAHAIPKLHSLDPDQKDQLIEVIEKLLADKTTLVAGSVVMAFEEVCPDRIDLIHKNYRKLCNLLIDVEEWGQVVIINMLTRYARTQFLNPNINESLLEENSEKAFYASDDEEEEDKKDEVAPLAKRKPYVMDPDHRLLLRNTKPLLQSRNAAVVMAVAQLYFHLAPKAEVGIIAKALVRLMRSHSEVQYVVLQNVATMSIKRRGMFEPYLKSFYIRSTDPTQIKILKLEVLTNLANETNISTILREFQTYIKSMDKDFVAASIQAIGRCATNIGEVRDTCLNGLVQLLSNRDELVVAESVVVIKKLLQMQPEQHSDIIKHMAKLIDNIQVPMARASILWLIGEYCEHVPKIAPDVLRNMAKTFTNEEDIVKLQIINLAAKLYLTNSKQTKLLTQYVLNLAKYDQNYDIRDRARFIRQLIVPTDKSGALSKYAKKLFLALKPAPVLESTFKDRDHFQLGSLSHLLNAKAGGYQELPDWPESAPDPSVRNVEVIRLLERVTTLTSIPDWSKCTSRKDRKEKKAEKPFYSDSDGESGPTESADSESDSGSGSESASASDESGSGSESGEETESEEEEEDEEEEKKKKRKKHLDKTKAKKPVEESTESEQSSGSEERKRGRKAVKNQKSASESESESESSESGDESEDESEEESESDTDIRKKKTPVSKQPPKQSKKESKKETQEMSLLDLDDFEPAPASAPVTPVNFMSSSLVSDLEGLSLTDTILAPTTITPSGSIKMYELLHRITGEGLAVEYCFSRQPFSPDPNMVAVQIQFTNNTNSETKNLHIEEPRLQCGMRIREFAEIDVLSAGESVTVVMGIDFCDSTQAANFQLCTHTRKFFASIQPPVGELMTPVFLTENDFKKEQGKLMGMNEISEKLTLGEKCVNEHVIVERVTATANLSRVPCGSDKECRFAGKTVSSGCLVLVTVSTKEGGRAQLTVNCEKMLIGTMLVKDIMQALSQ
- the LOC113043166 gene encoding AP-3 complex subunit beta-2-like isoform X4; translation: MSASSAFIDEKGGSASEPEYGHDPASGGIFSSDYKRHDDLKEMLDSNKDSLKLEAMKRIVAMIARGKNASDLFPAVVKNVACKNIEVKKLVYVYLVRYAEEQQDLALLSISTFQRGLKDPNQLIRASALRVLSSIRVTIIVPIMMLAIKEAASDMSPYVRKTAAHAIPKLHSLDPDQKDQLIEVIEKLLADKTTLVAGSVVMAFEEVCPDRIDLIHKNYRKLCNLLIDVEEWGQVVIINMLTRYARTQFLNPNINESLLEENSEKAFYASDDEEEEDKKDEVAPLAKRKPYVMDPDHRLLLRNTKPLLQSRNAAVVMAVAQLYFHLAPKAEVGIIAKALVRLMRSHSEVQYVVLQNVATMSIKRRGMFEPYLKSFYIRSTDPTQIKILKLEVLTNLANETNISTILREFQTYIKSMDKDFVAASIQAIGRCATNIGEVRDTCLNGLVQLLSNRDELVVAESVVVIKKLLQMQPEQHSDIIKHMAKLIDNIQVPMARASILWLIGEYCEHVPKIAPDVLRNMAKTFTNEEDIVKLQIINLAAKLYLTNSKQTKLLTQYVLNLAKYDQNYDIRDRARFIRQLIVPTDKSGALSKYAKKLFLALKPAPVLESTFKDRDHFQLGSLSHLLNAKAGGYQELPDWPESAPDPSVRNVEVIRLLERVTTLTSIPDWSKCTSRKDRKEKKAEKPFYSDSDGESGPTESADSESDSGSGSESASASDESGSGSESGEETESEEEEEDEEEEKKKKRKKHLDKTKAKKPVEESTESEQSSGSEERKRGRKAVKNQKSASESESESESSESGDESEDESEEESESDTDIRKKKTPVSKQPPKQSKKESKKETQEMSLLDLDDFEPAPASAPVTPVNFMSSSLVSDLEGLSLTDTILAPTTITPSGSIKMYELLHRITGEGLAVEYCFSRQPFSPDPNMVAVQIQFTNNTNSETKNLHIEEPRLQCGMRIREFAEIDVLSAGESVTVVMGIDFCDSTQAANFQLCTHTRKFFASIQPPVGELMTPVFLTENDFKKEQGKLMGMNEISEKLTLGEKCVNEHVIVERVTATANLSRVPCGSDKECSTPPPPPAPVYRFAGKTVSSGCLVLVTVSTKEGGRAQLTVNCEKMLIGTMLVKDIMQALSQ
- the LOC113043166 gene encoding AP-3 complex subunit beta-2-like isoform X7 — translated: MSASSAFIDEKGGSASEPEYGHDPASGGIFSSDYKRHDDLKEMLDSNKDSLKLEAMKRIVAMIARGKNASDLFPAVVKNVACKNIEVKKLVYVYLVRYAEEQQDLALLSISTFQRGLKDPNQLIRASALRVLSSIRVTIIVPIMMLAIKEAASDMSPYVRKTAAHAIPKLHSLDPDQKDQLIEVIEKLLADKTTLVAGSVVMAFEEVCPDRIDLIHKNYRKLCNLLIDVEEWGQVVIINMLTRYARTQFLNPNINESLLEENSEKAFYASDDEEEEDKKDEVAPLAKRKPYVMDPDHRLLLRNTKPLLQSRNAAVVMAVAQLYFHLAPKAEVGIIAKALVRLMRSHSEVQYVVLQNVATMSIKRRGMFEPYLKSFYIRSTDPTQIKILKLEVLTNLANETNISTILREFQTYIKSMDKDFVAASIQAIGRCATNIGEVRDTCLNGLVQLLSNRDELVVAESVVVIKKLLQMQPEQHSDIIKHMAKLIDNIQVPMARASILWLIGEYCEHVPKIAPDVLRNMAKTFTNEEDIVKLQIINLAAKLYLTNSKQTKLLTQYVLNLAKYDQNYDIRDRARFIRQLIVPTDKSGALSKYAKKLFLALKPAPVLESTFKDRDHFQLGSLSHLLNAKAGGYQELPDWPESAPDPSVRNVEIPDWSKCTSRKDRKEKKAEKPFYSDSDGESGPTESADSESDSGSGSESASASDESGSGSESGEETESEEEEEDEEEEKKKKRKKHLDKTKAKKPVEESTESEQSSGSEERKRGRKAVKNQKSASESESESESSESGDESEDESEEESESDTDIRKKKTPVSKQPPKQSKKESKKETQEMSLLDLDDFEPAPASAPVTPVNFMSSSLVSDLEGLSLTDTILAPTTITPSGSIKMYELLHRITGEGLAVEYCFSRQPFSPDPNMVAVQIQFTNNTNSETKNLHIEEPRLQCGMRIREFAEIDVLSAGESVTVVMGIDFCDSTQAANFQLCTHTRKFFASIQPPVGELMTPVFLTENDFKKEQGKLMGMNEISEKLTLGEKCVNEHVIVERVTATANLSRVPCGSDKECRFAGKTVSSGCLVLVTVSTKEGGRAQLTVNCEKMLIGTMLVKDIMQALSQ